In Limisalsivibrio acetivorans, one genomic interval encodes:
- a CDS encoding efflux RND transporter permease subunit, which produces MEENRKQETEKPNLASRLASGLITSKLTPLLIIATLFIGAAAVIMTPKEEEPQITVPMIDIFVPYPGANASNVEKTVTEPLEEIMWEIPGVEYVYSTAMNDMGMVVVRFKVGESEEESITKLKMKIDYNMDRMPHGVVPPIIKSRSIDNVPQMAVTLWSDKHDSYELRRIAVETEKHLKEVPDVSKTSILGGYKRALRIEPDMEKLKAYNLDLFMVYEALKMNNASLNTGQIVQSNEVIYITAGGFYNTSAEVRDTVVGAYGGKAVHLKDVAEVIDGPEVPDSYTLMGFHERKTDERFPAVTISLSKRKGSDIVVVGDDLLSKLEGLKGYVIPDTVNTTVTKNYGKTAYEKVKLLMEHLLGAIIAVIIVMTVTMGWRAGFVVFVALPVTFALTLFVYYMLDYTLNRVTLFALIFVAGLVVDDAIIVVENMERHFKMSRKNLLQRAIYAVGEVGNPTILATLTVIVALYPMAFVRGLMGPYMKPMPIGASLAMIFSLLVALMITPWLSFKLLSKMKIKGEAKELSEDEYVRGTRLYKFYKAFLTPFMHSRPKRYMLMGFMVLLFAGAFLFVPAKLVVMKMLPFDNKNELQVIIDTPEGTPLEQTTQLASEIGSYLGTVDEVENYQIYAGGHAPYNFNGLVRHYYLRSEENQADIQVNFVHKSERNLKSHGIAKKIRGPIAEIGDKYNASIKIAEVPPGPPVLSTLVAEVYGPDEETRRGVASKVMNIFENTEGVVDIDTYEESNMKKLDFKVDKEKAALVGVSSEMVSKTLYMGLKGMKAGVLHTGTDREDVDITVQLSEDRKNAVTALRDIHLMSKNGKPVPLGELVTVKETQKEKAIYHKNMQPVTYITADVAGVEESPVYAILKMKGDVEKLTHNGKSIKQYWTKQPEFTQEPSIKWDGEWQITYEVFRDLGLAFAAVLVIMYFVLVGWFKSFITPIIMMIPIPLSLLGIIPGHYLFGKFFTATSMIGFIALAGIMVRNAVLLIDFIEHGLRNGKSLEDAVIESGAIRTRPVFLTTISVIVGALFMLPDPIFAGLGVSLITGAFVSTILTLGVIPLIYYLNYKFLEKFRKKGA; this is translated from the coding sequence ATGGAAGAGAACAGGAAACAGGAAACAGAAAAGCCTAACCTCGCATCCCGTCTCGCTTCCGGGCTTATCACCAGCAAGCTGACACCACTGCTTATCATCGCCACACTCTTTATAGGTGCGGCTGCGGTCATCATGACCCCGAAGGAAGAAGAGCCGCAGATTACCGTTCCCATGATAGATATTTTCGTTCCTTACCCTGGAGCGAATGCCAGTAATGTGGAAAAAACCGTAACCGAACCCCTAGAGGAGATCATGTGGGAGATCCCGGGAGTGGAGTACGTTTACAGCACGGCCATGAACGATATGGGCATGGTGGTTGTGCGCTTTAAGGTTGGCGAGAGTGAAGAGGAATCGATCACCAAGCTGAAGATGAAGATTGATTACAACATGGACCGAATGCCCCACGGCGTTGTCCCTCCCATAATAAAGAGCCGTTCCATCGATAATGTGCCCCAGATGGCCGTTACCCTGTGGTCGGATAAACACGACTCCTATGAGCTCCGCCGTATCGCTGTGGAGACGGAGAAGCACCTCAAAGAGGTTCCCGATGTCTCAAAGACAAGCATACTGGGTGGATATAAGCGGGCTCTGCGTATAGAACCCGATATGGAGAAGCTGAAGGCGTACAATCTCGATCTTTTCATGGTTTATGAAGCCCTTAAGATGAATAACGCCTCTCTGAACACCGGACAGATCGTTCAGAGCAATGAGGTTATCTACATCACCGCAGGCGGCTTCTACAACACCTCCGCCGAGGTACGTGACACTGTAGTTGGAGCGTACGGCGGCAAGGCCGTACACCTTAAGGATGTTGCCGAAGTCATCGACGGACCGGAGGTACCCGATTCCTATACCCTCATGGGCTTCCACGAGAGAAAAACGGACGAAAGGTTCCCGGCTGTTACAATCTCCCTATCAAAGCGAAAGGGTAGCGACATAGTTGTTGTCGGAGACGATCTTCTCAGCAAGCTTGAGGGTCTCAAGGGGTATGTTATCCCCGATACCGTTAACACAACAGTTACGAAGAACTACGGCAAAACAGCCTACGAGAAGGTTAAGCTCCTTATGGAGCATCTTTTGGGTGCGATTATTGCCGTTATCATAGTTATGACTGTTACGATGGGGTGGCGTGCCGGCTTTGTGGTGTTTGTTGCACTACCCGTAACCTTCGCCCTCACCCTTTTCGTTTACTATATGCTCGATTACACCCTTAACCGGGTTACGCTTTTCGCCCTTATATTCGTCGCAGGGCTTGTTGTGGATGATGCGATCATCGTTGTTGAGAATATGGAGCGGCACTTCAAAATGAGCCGCAAAAACCTTCTCCAAAGGGCTATCTATGCCGTCGGAGAGGTGGGCAACCCCACGATCCTCGCAACGCTCACCGTTATCGTAGCGCTATATCCCATGGCGTTTGTACGGGGGCTGATGGGGCCTTACATGAAGCCTATGCCCATAGGTGCATCCCTTGCGATGATATTCTCCCTACTTGTGGCGCTCATGATTACTCCGTGGCTATCCTTTAAGCTCCTCTCGAAGATGAAGATCAAAGGTGAGGCAAAGGAGCTGAGCGAGGATGAATACGTCCGAGGTACGAGGCTGTATAAGTTTTACAAGGCTTTCCTGACCCCCTTTATGCACAGCCGGCCGAAGCGGTACATGCTCATGGGCTTTATGGTCCTTCTCTTCGCAGGGGCCTTCCTCTTCGTTCCCGCAAAGCTTGTGGTAATGAAGATGCTCCCTTTCGACAACAAGAATGAGCTTCAGGTTATTATAGATACCCCCGAAGGCACCCCTCTGGAGCAGACCACCCAGCTGGCCAGCGAGATAGGGAGCTATCTGGGAACTGTGGACGAGGTGGAGAACTACCAGATATACGCCGGAGGGCACGCTCCCTATAACTTCAACGGCCTTGTGCGCCACTACTACCTCCGCTCCGAGGAGAATCAGGCGGATATACAGGTCAACTTCGTGCATAAATCCGAAAGGAATCTGAAGAGCCACGGTATAGCAAAGAAGATAAGAGGCCCCATCGCAGAGATTGGGGATAAATATAACGCCAGCATAAAGATAGCAGAGGTTCCCCCGGGACCTCCCGTTCTCTCCACCCTTGTGGCAGAGGTTTACGGACCGGATGAGGAAACGAGGCGGGGTGTTGCCTCGAAGGTAATGAATATCTTCGAGAATACCGAAGGCGTCGTGGATATCGACACCTACGAGGAATCGAACATGAAGAAGCTCGATTTCAAGGTGGACAAGGAGAAGGCTGCACTTGTTGGGGTATCCTCCGAGATGGTCTCCAAGACCCTCTATATGGGGCTTAAGGGGATGAAGGCAGGCGTGCTCCATACAGGTACGGACAGAGAGGACGTGGATATTACAGTCCAGCTCTCCGAAGACCGAAAGAACGCCGTAACCGCACTTCGGGACATACACCTCATGTCGAAGAACGGCAAACCCGTTCCACTGGGTGAGCTGGTTACAGTTAAAGAGACCCAAAAGGAAAAGGCTATCTACCATAAAAACATGCAGCCTGTAACCTACATAACTGCAGACGTTGCCGGCGTTGAGGAGAGCCCCGTTTACGCAATCCTCAAGATGAAGGGTGATGTGGAGAAGCTCACCCATAACGGCAAATCCATAAAGCAGTACTGGACAAAACAGCCTGAATTCACCCAGGAGCCCTCCATCAAGTGGGACGGTGAATGGCAGATTACCTACGAGGTTTTCAGGGATCTCGGCCTCGCCTTTGCGGCTGTACTTGTCATAATGTATTTCGTCCTGGTGGGGTGGTTCAAGTCCTTCATAACGCCGATTATCATGATGATACCGATCCCGCTTAGTCTGCTCGGCATCATCCCCGGTCACTACCTCTTCGGGAAGTTCTTCACCGCCACCAGTATGATAGGCTTTATCGCACTGGCGGGAATCATGGTGCGGAATGCGGTTCTCCTCATCGATTTCATAGAACACGGCCTCAGAAACGGCAAAAGCCTTGAGGATGCAGTGATAGAATCCGGTGCAATACGAACAAGGCCCGTTTTCCTTACAACGATATCGGTAATCGTTGGCGCCCTCTTCATGCTGCCGGATCCCATATTCGCAGGGCTGGGTGTATCACTTATTACAGGTGCATTCGTTTCAACGATCCTTACGTTGGGTGTAATACCACTCATATATTATCTGAACTATAAATTCCTGGAGAAATTCAGGAAGAAAGGAGCGTGA
- a CDS encoding YgaP family membrane protein has translation MTVKYILRLVPGIMILVSLALGLTVNQWWFALAAFVGLNLIQSAFTKWCLLESILIKIGVPEE, from the coding sequence ATGACAGTTAAGTATATCCTCAGACTGGTTCCGGGGATCATGATCCTTGTGAGCCTTGCCCTTGGTCTCACTGTAAATCAATGGTGGTTTGCCCTCGCGGCATTCGTGGGATTGAACCTTATTCAATCAGCATTCACAAAATGGTGCCTCCTTGAGTCTATCCTGATAAAGATAGGCGTACCGGAGGAGTAG
- a CDS encoding GntR family transcriptional regulator, giving the protein MGRFTGKLSKVAEGILQQARIKRMSRGDRLTEAEITESLGISRTPVRRALKELCENGFAYAEQNRGCFLNMDASEITVENPPTEDTDTPEGLYRNIARDRIKRQLEDTVTENELMRRYNISRGQLKRVLTQIAEEGWIEQKAFHGWRFLPMVDSKESLRENYELRILLEPQVVMLPSFEPDREAFKRMLEIQRHIAENGSGDFTDMDLVSLGAEMHELPAASCHNRFILQTVRRVNMQRRAMELLQSVDRKRVEGQCAEHVRLIEIILSGWYVEASEFLREHLKRSLREKINAEVILDISTSGE; this is encoded by the coding sequence ATGGGCAGATTTACAGGAAAACTGAGCAAGGTTGCCGAAGGTATACTCCAGCAGGCGAGGATAAAGCGTATGAGCCGTGGTGACAGGCTGACCGAGGCAGAGATTACCGAATCCCTCGGCATATCAAGAACCCCTGTCCGCCGTGCTCTGAAAGAGCTTTGCGAAAACGGCTTTGCCTATGCGGAGCAGAACAGGGGGTGCTTCCTGAACATGGATGCTTCGGAGATTACGGTGGAGAACCCGCCTACGGAGGATACGGACACACCCGAAGGGCTGTACAGGAACATAGCAAGGGATCGTATAAAGCGACAACTTGAGGACACCGTGACAGAGAATGAGCTGATGCGCAGATACAACATCTCTAGAGGTCAGCTGAAGAGGGTTCTAACCCAGATTGCGGAGGAGGGGTGGATCGAGCAGAAGGCCTTCCACGGATGGCGTTTCCTCCCAATGGTCGATTCCAAGGAGAGCCTGCGGGAGAACTACGAACTCAGAATACTCCTTGAACCTCAGGTGGTTATGCTTCCATCCTTCGAGCCGGACAGGGAAGCCTTTAAGAGGATGCTTGAAATACAGCGCCATATCGCAGAAAACGGCTCCGGTGACTTCACCGATATGGACCTTGTAAGTCTTGGTGCAGAGATGCACGAGCTCCCCGCCGCCTCATGTCATAACCGTTTCATACTCCAAACCGTACGCAGGGTGAATATGCAGCGGCGTGCCATGGAGCTTCTGCAGAGTGTGGATAGAAAAAGGGTGGAGGGGCAGTGCGCCGAGCACGTCCGGCTCATTGAGATAATACTCTCCGGCTGGTATGTTGAGGCGAGCGAGTTTCTCCGTGAGCATCTGAAACGCTCCCTAAGAGAGAAGATAAACGCAGAGGTAATACTGGATATTTCAACCAGCGGAGAATAG
- a CDS encoding AbrB family transcriptional regulator yields MERLVIIIVMGIIGGVLADKYHIPGGAVVGAMAGSGVCSILISPGIAMPSSVNTTIQILLGISLGITFQPSFVKMIPKVLPIAVLSTLILLIVAVAMSYLAKRFGLMDFGTALFGFSPGGMSGMAIIAKEEGLQTSVVAFLHVVRIFTLFVVVPIIVRLLFVKTPD; encoded by the coding sequence ATGGAAAGGCTTGTGATTATCATTGTGATGGGAATAATAGGAGGGGTTCTTGCTGATAAATACCATATCCCCGGCGGTGCTGTTGTGGGAGCCATGGCGGGCTCCGGCGTATGCTCCATACTCATCTCCCCCGGTATCGCAATGCCTTCATCGGTAAACACCACTATCCAGATCCTCCTCGGCATATCTCTGGGGATAACATTCCAACCCTCTTTTGTTAAGATGATACCCAAGGTTCTCCCCATTGCCGTTCTCAGCACACTTATCCTGCTCATCGTTGCCGTTGCCATGTCCTATCTTGCCAAAAGATTCGGGCTTATGGATTTCGGCACGGCACTTTTCGGGTTTTCACCCGGCGGCATGTCCGGCATGGCGATAATTGCCAAGGAAGAGGGGCTCCAAACCTCTGTAGTGGCGTTTCTTCATGTGGTAAGGATTTTCACGCTGTTCGTTGTTGTTCCGATTATAGTCAGGCTTCTTTTTGTGAAAACACCAGATTAA
- a CDS encoding IclR family transcriptional regulator produces the protein MPATSSSVEKALQILTCFTGEERELSLGDICSMLNISKPSVYRLCSTLTAEGFLTKDSRNQTYRLGIRMLELANIYLNSASAPTSIQQIMKELGGKIGETVTIYRLAGLERKCIMRHEAETALRVSVSLGQKLPLHLGATGKVILAYAPKVFFNAYLSGVDISNSYPDPSVLEKQLTEVRERGYAVTLGERDPYLAAVAVPLFDAGGDIFGSLSVSAPLERFKINVGDAEISMVQEYGRKLNSFIPLL, from the coding sequence ATGCCCGCAACATCAAGCAGTGTGGAAAAGGCACTGCAGATACTGACCTGCTTTACAGGGGAGGAACGTGAGCTATCCCTTGGTGATATATGCTCTATGCTGAACATATCAAAGCCGAGTGTGTACCGCCTCTGCTCAACGCTTACAGCAGAGGGCTTCCTCACCAAGGATTCGAGAAACCAGACCTACCGGCTCGGGATCCGAATGCTTGAACTTGCCAACATATACCTTAACTCCGCCTCCGCACCCACCTCCATACAGCAGATTATGAAGGAGCTTGGGGGGAAGATAGGTGAGACGGTGACAATATACCGGCTCGCCGGCCTTGAGAGGAAGTGTATTATGCGTCATGAGGCGGAAACCGCCCTGCGTGTGAGCGTTTCCCTGGGGCAGAAGCTCCCCCTCCATCTGGGGGCAACGGGGAAGGTTATCCTGGCCTATGCTCCGAAGGTTTTCTTCAACGCATACCTTTCAGGTGTGGATATAAGCAACTCCTATCCCGATCCCAGTGTCCTTGAGAAACAGCTCACTGAGGTTCGTGAGAGAGGGTATGCGGTAACTCTTGGTGAAAGGGACCCCTACCTTGCGGCGGTGGCCGTGCCTCTCTTCGATGCTGGAGGAGACATCTTCGGCTCTCTCAGCGTCTCAGCACCCCTTGAAAGGTTCAAAATCAACGTTGGTGATGCGGAGATCTCCATGGTTCAGGAGTACGGGCGAAAGCTCAACTCCTTCATCCCCCTCCTTTAA
- a CDS encoding hydroxymethylglutaryl-CoA lyase encodes MGRIQLEEVGLREGLQSNPEILTMEQKVNLIDMVMESGIERIQLGSFVNEKRVPQMAGVEELFQRYADKDGVLFSGLVLNRKGLERAVECGVKLLNISISASDTHNRENTGKGIAEALPGITDMIKEAVSAGIRVRAGIQAAFGCYYEGRVDEERVYTLTEKYLEAGADEIGLSDTAGFARPAQVERICRRVSAMSGDRPLGLHMHDTFGMAMANVLAGIEGGAVIFDSSVAGMGGCPFMKGAPGNQATEDMVYMLQSMGELKSVSLGAIVKAAELAKGIYGREFNSRISVHYPLIEKLNLTD; translated from the coding sequence ATGGGAAGAATACAGCTTGAGGAAGTGGGGCTTCGTGAGGGTCTGCAGAGCAATCCCGAGATACTGACCATGGAGCAGAAGGTTAATCTTATTGATATGGTTATGGAATCGGGGATAGAGCGTATTCAGCTCGGCTCCTTTGTGAACGAGAAGCGTGTCCCTCAGATGGCCGGTGTTGAAGAGCTGTTTCAACGATATGCAGATAAAGATGGTGTACTCTTTTCCGGCCTTGTTCTTAATAGAAAGGGGCTTGAGCGTGCGGTGGAGTGCGGCGTTAAGCTTCTAAATATATCCATCTCCGCCAGCGATACCCATAACCGAGAGAACACAGGGAAAGGCATTGCAGAAGCACTTCCCGGAATTACCGATATGATAAAGGAGGCCGTTTCCGCAGGTATACGTGTACGTGCGGGGATACAGGCCGCCTTCGGTTGCTACTATGAAGGAAGGGTGGACGAGGAAAGGGTTTACACCCTCACAGAGAAGTATCTGGAGGCGGGTGCCGATGAGATAGGTCTTTCCGATACAGCGGGCTTTGCAAGACCGGCTCAGGTGGAGCGCATCTGCCGCAGAGTCTCTGCCATGTCCGGCGACAGACCCCTCGGTCTTCATATGCACGACACCTTCGGCATGGCGATGGCAAACGTCCTCGCCGGAATAGAGGGTGGTGCTGTAATCTTCGACAGCTCGGTTGCCGGCATGGGGGGATGCCCCTTTATGAAGGGAGCCCCCGGAAATCAGGCCACCGAGGATATGGTGTACATGCTGCAGTCCATGGGGGAGTTGAAAAGCGTCTCACTGGGTGCTATAGTTAAAGCCGCTGAGCTGGCGAAGGGGATATACGGGCGTGAGTTCAACAGCCGTATATCCGTCCACTACCCCCTCATCGAAAAACTGAACCTGACGGACTGA
- a CDS encoding CaiB/BaiF CoA transferase family protein, translated as MTSNPELPLQGITVLELTQNVMGPTCGLILADMGADVIRIEKTDGDDTRRLKGFARGFYGFYNRNKKSLCLDLKSDEGKGIVRDLVKEADVFIENFAPGTIERLGFGYETVREINPAVIFCSMKGFMKGPYEKRAALDEVVQMMSGLAYMTGPRNKPLRAGASVVDVMGGTYAALGIITALYQRQVTGAGTYVVSTLFESAAFLMGQHMANEAITGVPVPPMPERGRAWSIYDLFTSSEGDRIFIGITSDRHWQRFCRAFGFDDLCGNEKLATNNSRLDEREWLIVELENRVEELPLDEILKRCEEAEIPYGKVSKPGDLFDDPQMNAEGNLVETELEGGIKAKLPSLPLRIGSWRQCDKGAPPRINEGASDILRRIGIDGKRAEELRDAGILAPLED; from the coding sequence ATGACCAGCAATCCCGAACTCCCCCTTCAGGGGATTACGGTACTAGAACTGACGCAGAACGTAATGGGTCCCACCTGCGGGCTTATTCTTGCAGATATGGGTGCAGATGTTATCCGCATAGAGAAGACCGACGGCGATGATACACGAAGACTAAAGGGTTTCGCCAGAGGTTTCTACGGCTTCTACAACAGGAACAAGAAGAGCCTCTGCCTCGACCTGAAAAGTGATGAAGGAAAAGGGATCGTGCGTGACCTTGTAAAGGAGGCGGATGTTTTCATAGAGAACTTCGCCCCCGGAACCATAGAGCGGTTGGGGTTCGGATATGAAACGGTCCGGGAGATAAACCCGGCTGTGATATTCTGCTCAATGAAAGGGTTCATGAAGGGGCCCTATGAGAAGCGGGCCGCCCTTGATGAAGTTGTGCAGATGATGTCCGGTCTTGCATATATGACAGGACCAAGGAACAAGCCCCTTCGTGCAGGCGCATCCGTTGTTGATGTTATGGGTGGAACCTACGCCGCCCTCGGGATCATCACAGCTCTTTACCAGCGTCAGGTTACGGGTGCCGGAACCTATGTAGTCTCCACACTGTTTGAATCCGCCGCTTTCCTCATGGGTCAGCATATGGCAAACGAGGCGATAACGGGTGTTCCCGTTCCCCCCATGCCCGAGCGTGGAAGGGCGTGGTCGATATACGATCTGTTCACGAGCAGCGAGGGTGACAGGATTTTCATAGGCATAACCAGCGACCGCCACTGGCAGAGGTTCTGTCGAGCCTTTGGCTTCGATGACCTGTGCGGTAATGAGAAGCTTGCCACCAACAACAGCAGGCTCGATGAGCGTGAATGGCTCATCGTTGAGCTTGAGAATCGTGTGGAGGAGCTCCCCCTTGATGAGATACTCAAGCGTTGCGAGGAGGCGGAGATACCCTACGGCAAGGTTTCAAAGCCGGGGGATCTCTTCGATGATCCGCAGATGAACGCCGAAGGAAACCTTGTGGAAACGGAGCTTGAAGGGGGAATAAAGGCTAAGCTCCCCTCCCTCCCCTTGAGGATAGGGAGCTGGAGGCAGTGCGATAAAGGTGCACCGCCGAGAATTAACGAAGGGGCTTCGGACATTCTAAGACGCATAGGGATAGATGGAAAGAGGGCGGAAGAACTTAGAGATGCGGGCATACTCGCCCCGCTGGAGGATTGA
- a CDS encoding ATP-binding protein — MLKRIIGFIKPKTLQNKLILIISGLVVLQMIALGTMSLQIIAEILENQIGKRALSVSKTVSEIPSIRKEIMHGDPEGRIQGIVEGIRIKTGAEFIVVGNHEGRRFAHPDEYKIGRFMVGGDSKRALQRGESYVSKAVGTLGPSIRGKVPVFDDNGNVIGIVSTGYLIKEVEEIIGNYQMSLKYLIAMMALIGVAAAVYISRGFKKAIFGLEPREIANLLEEKNAILESIREGVAAVNEEGRVTMLNTAALSILNLPNADDILGRRIGESEPERLMTQVLKTGNPKQDQDLKIGEIAVVMNIYPIKHNADVIGAVASFRRKDEISRMAKELSRVKQYSEMLRAQTHEFSNKLHTLAGLIQIEAYTEALDMIITESTGYYDFFKLMSSTVKDPMLSAIIIGKYSYAQENNIEVTISGESSMKDIPEHIDRERLVTILGNLFDNAFDAVREECAVEKKVHLLMMDYGKELIFEIEDSGCGIDPGMEMRIFEKGVTTKDEQGRGYGLHLVRRILEEMGGYITVSESKLGGALFTVALPKEGQDG, encoded by the coding sequence ATGCTCAAAAGGATTATCGGTTTTATAAAGCCGAAAACATTACAGAATAAGCTGATATTGATTATAAGCGGCCTTGTCGTTCTGCAGATGATCGCCCTGGGCACTATGTCGCTGCAGATAATCGCAGAGATTCTGGAAAACCAGATAGGTAAGCGAGCCCTTTCCGTCTCCAAGACAGTCTCCGAGATCCCCTCCATACGAAAAGAGATAATGCACGGCGATCCGGAGGGGAGGATACAGGGGATTGTCGAGGGGATCCGGATTAAAACGGGTGCGGAATTCATCGTTGTAGGCAACCACGAGGGGCGCAGGTTCGCCCATCCGGACGAGTACAAGATCGGTCGGTTCATGGTGGGCGGCGACAGCAAAAGGGCCCTTCAGCGTGGTGAATCCTACGTATCCAAAGCTGTGGGAACCCTTGGACCCTCCATTCGGGGGAAGGTCCCTGTATTTGACGATAACGGCAATGTCATCGGCATCGTATCCACCGGCTACCTTATCAAAGAGGTGGAGGAGATCATAGGCAACTATCAGATGAGCCTCAAGTATCTGATAGCGATGATGGCACTCATCGGGGTTGCAGCCGCTGTATACATATCGAGGGGCTTCAAGAAGGCGATCTTCGGCCTCGAGCCAAGGGAGATTGCAAACCTACTCGAGGAGAAGAATGCGATCCTCGAGTCTATACGGGAAGGGGTTGCGGCGGTTAACGAGGAGGGGCGTGTGACCATGCTCAATACTGCGGCTCTGAGTATCCTGAACCTCCCCAACGCCGATGATATCCTCGGTAGAAGGATTGGTGAATCCGAGCCGGAACGTCTTATGACTCAGGTTCTTAAAACAGGTAATCCGAAACAAGATCAGGATTTAAAGATCGGCGAGATCGCCGTCGTAATGAACATCTACCCTATTAAGCATAACGCCGATGTAATTGGAGCCGTGGCAAGCTTCCGCCGCAAGGATGAGATCTCACGCATGGCAAAGGAGCTATCAAGGGTTAAGCAGTACTCAGAGATGCTGAGAGCACAGACCCACGAGTTCTCCAATAAGCTCCACACACTGGCAGGTCTCATACAGATTGAGGCATACACAGAAGCCCTCGACATGATAATAACCGAATCCACCGGCTACTACGACTTCTTTAAGCTCATGAGCTCCACGGTGAAAGATCCGATGCTATCTGCCATAATCATAGGGAAATACAGCTATGCACAGGAAAATAATATAGAGGTAACAATATCCGGAGAAAGCAGTATGAAGGATATCCCCGAGCATATCGACAGGGAGAGGCTGGTAACCATTCTCGGCAACCTCTTCGACAACGCCTTCGATGCTGTCCGTGAGGAATGTGCTGTTGAGAAGAAGGTGCATCTCCTCATGATGGACTACGGCAAGGAGCTTATATTCGAGATAGAGGATTCCGGCTGCGGTATAGATCCCGGCATGGAGATGCGAATCTTCGAAAAAGGGGTAACCACAAAGGATGAGCAGGGGAGAGGCTACGGCCTACACCTTGTAAGGCGTATTCTGGAGGAGATGGGTGGCTATATAACCGTTTCCGAAAGCAAACTTGGCGGTGCTCTTTTTACGGTAGCGCTCCCGAAGGAAGGGCAGGATGGATAA
- a CDS encoding response regulator, with the protein MDNFRILIVEDDIKISKIHSLYAEKVEGFEVAGIANTLEDAGDMYSILEPDLILLDLYFPEGNGLEFLRKVRSGNAQADFILITAAKEMKSLQAALYGGAFDYLIKPVIFDRFQESLIRFREHRRGLASSDTVEQKDVDRYFSITASPPQTETSVPKGVDPLTLKKIKKVFKGSTGEGFSAEAVSEISGVSRSTARRYLEYLISINYLYADQVYGTVGRPERKYFKMK; encoded by the coding sequence ATGGATAATTTCAGGATACTCATTGTCGAAGACGATATAAAGATATCAAAGATCCACAGCCTCTATGCAGAGAAGGTGGAGGGCTTCGAAGTGGCGGGCATTGCGAACACTCTTGAGGACGCAGGGGATATGTACTCTATCCTAGAGCCGGATCTGATACTGCTGGACCTTTACTTCCCCGAAGGAAACGGGCTCGAGTTCCTGAGAAAGGTGCGCAGCGGCAATGCTCAGGCGGACTTCATACTCATCACGGCGGCAAAGGAGATGAAATCACTACAGGCGGCACTGTATGGAGGTGCCTTCGACTATCTTATTAAACCGGTTATATTCGACAGGTTCCAGGAATCACTCATACGTTTCAGAGAACACAGAAGAGGCCTTGCCTCTTCGGATACAGTTGAGCAGAAGGATGTTGACAGGTATTTCAGTATAACAGCAAGTCCGCCACAAACTGAAACATCCGTGCCTAAAGGTGTGGATCCCTTAACGCTCAAGAAGATCAAAAAAGTGTTCAAAGGCTCTACTGGTGAAGGTTTCAGCGCAGAGGCTGTAAGCGAGATATCGGGGGTAAGCCGTTCCACAGCTCGAAGATATCTTGAATACCTCATAAGCATTAACTATTTATACGCTGATCAGGTCTACGGCACAGTGGGGCGTCCGGAGCGGAAGTATTTCAAGATGAAATAG